The DNA sequence CTCGGCCTGGTCGGCCTGCTCTTCGCGTTCATCCCGCTCATCGGGGTCGTCGCGTGGCCGCTGACGATCCTCGGGCTGATCTTCGGCATCATCGGGACGCTGCGGGCGAACCGCGGCCAAGCGAGCAACAAGGGCCTGGCCGTCACCGCGGTCGTGCTCTCGGCCATCGGCCTGATCATCTGCGTGATCTGGACGGCGGCGTTCGGCAAGGTCGTCAGCGACACCGCGAACGGCCTGCCCACCGCGGCGGCGCCGGCCGCCGTCGCCGACGCGGGGTCCGAGCCCGCGAACGCCGCCCCGACCGCGGCGGCGTCGGCCAAGCACACCGTCCTCCTGGAGGTCACGACGGCGGCGAAGGCCAATGTCCAGTGGAGCAGCGGGTTCACCCAGAATTCGCAGGAGGTGCTGGAGAAGGGCAAGACCTGGAGCCAGACCCTGACGATGGACGACCTGGCGTTCACCTCGGTCACGGTGACCGCGGTCGACTTCAAGCTGGGGGCCAAGGACAACACCTGCAAGATCACCGTCGACGGGAAGGTCGTCGTGGAGCAGCACAACAGCGTCGGGGCTTTGTGCACCTACCAGCCCTGACGGGTCGATGACCGGGGGCAAGCGGTCCGAGCTCAATGCCCCGAAGCGTCCGACACGACCAGGACAGGTTCTTCGCTCACGGTGATCGGGTCGCCCGGCTGCACCGGCTCCTCGGTTCCGTCCAGGCGGTCCAGCCGCCGGGTGCCCGCACCCGCCGTCAAGGTGGCGGCGCCGCGATCGGTCCACTGGATCGCGGCGTCGTAGGTGCGTTCCGGCTCG is a window from the Amycolatopsis sp. cg9 genome containing:
- a CDS encoding DUF4190 domain-containing protein; this translates as MSYAPMPPSSAMPVPAQPKNGLGTAGFVLGLVGLLFAFIPLIGVVAWPLTILGLIFGIIGTLRANRGQASNKGLAVTAVVLSAIGLIICVIWTAAFGKVVSDTANGLPTAAAPAAVADAGSEPANAAPTAAASAKHTVLLEVTTAAKANVQWSSGFTQNSQEVLEKGKTWSQTLTMDDLAFTSVTVTAVDFKLGAKDNTCKITVDGKVVVEQHNSVGALCTYQP